A genomic window from Sulfurospirillum diekertiae includes:
- the rplT gene encoding 50S ribosomal protein L20, whose product MARVKTGIVRRRRHKKILKMARGFFSGRRKHFRKAKEQIERSLVYAFRDRRQKKRDFRRLWITRINAACRLNDISYSRFINALNKANIDLDRKILADMAMNDPEAFATVVKQAKSAL is encoded by the coding sequence ATGGCAAGAGTAAAAACAGGTATCGTCAGAAGAAGACGTCACAAGAAAATTTTAAAGATGGCAAGAGGCTTCTTTAGTGGAAGAAGAAAACACTTTAGAAAAGCAAAAGAGCAAATAGAGAGAAGTTTAGTTTATGCATTTCGTGATAGAAGACAAAAGAAAAGAGATTTTAGAAGACTTTGGATCACACGTATTAACGCAGCATGCAGACTTAATGACATTAGCTACTCACGCTTCATCAATGCGCTAAACAAAGCAAATATTGATTTAGACAGAAAGATTCTTGCAGATATGGCGATGAATGACCCTGAAGCCTTTGCAACTGTTGTAAAACAGGCAAAATCAGCGCTTTAA